The genomic segment GAAACTTTCTAAAACTAAAACTTACTTTTCTTTATCTCAGTATGTTAAAATATTTGCTCGACGCAGAGCAGTTGATGGTTAATAGTTGATAGTTGATGGAAAATCCCAGCAGCCGACAACCACAAACCAACAACTAACAACCTTAAGGTGGTTATTGCGGCGGGGCTCACCTCTTCCCATCCCGAACAGAGAAGTTAAGCCCGCCTGCGCAGATGGTACTGCATTATTGTGGGAGAGTATGTCGTCGCCTTTCTTTTTGAAAAACCCTATCCGTTCTTGGATAGGGTTTTTTGGTTTATAATTGTTTTAAATATCAAATCCCAAATTCCAAGAAAAATATTTTAAATCAGAATTTTATACATTTTGTAAAGCTTAAATTCTGTTCCTATGTTTTTCTGGAATTGGAATTTTAAAATCGTAAACTTTTATGTTGCTGTTAGTGTGCTGTTTCTGAATTGCTTATATTTTATATCTTTTGATCATCAACATCATGTATAAACTGAATTACGCCATTCATAAATACTTTTTGATCATCCCACATTGCTAAATGACTTCCATTTGGACAATATAAATAGCGTCCTTTTTTGACTAATTTACTCTGTTCTTCCATTGCTTTTGGATCCATTGTGTCGTATTTTGCACCAATCATTAGAGTTGGAATTGTAATTTCATGGAGTCTATTTTTGATATCCCATTTGGCTAATCTTCCACTTATACCGAACTCACTTGGACCTTGCATCATGGTATAAATTTCCCCATTAACATGCTTACTGGCACGATTTAGTCCATCTGGCCATTCTTTTAATCTGCATAAATGTTCTTTATAAAAGTTTGGAAGCAATAATTCCATATATCTTGGATTACTGAAATCCTTTTTAGCTTCTAAGGCTCTTATTTCTGCTAAAATTTTCGGTTTCATTTGCTTTGCTAAAACTTCATCGGCATATTTACCATATTCTGGTGCGCTCGCCATCATATTAGAAATCAGTAATCCCTTTAAGTTTTTTTGATATTTTAAAGCATATTCCATTGCTAGTATTCCTCCCCATGAATTTCCTAAAACATAAAAGTTATCTTTATCAGCATTAATAGCTTTGCGAACTTGTTCTACTTCTTCTACGAATCTTTCGGTTGTCCATAAGCTGCTGTCTTTTGGCTGATCGCTGTAATAAGATCCTAATTGATCATATTCATAAAATTCAAATCCTTCGCGCTGAAAAAAAGTTTCAAAGCATTCCATGTATTCGTGTGTCATTGCAGGACCACCATGAAGTAATAGAACTTTAATTTTTGGATTATTTCCAAATCGTTTCGTCCAAACTTTAAATTCTCCTACTGGTGTTTTTATTGGAATCATTTTAACTCCAGCTGATTCTACATTACTTTGATCGTAAGTAAAATAATTGGGAAGAGTGTCAGATTTGGGTTCATTTTTACATGAGGTTAA from the Flavobacterium sp. genome contains:
- a CDS encoding proline-specific peptidase family protein yields the protein MRYTAIISMIILLTSCKNEPKSDTLPNYFTYDQSNVESAGVKMIPIKTPVGEFKVWTKRFGNNPKIKVLLLHGGPAMTHEYMECFETFFQREGFEFYEYDQLGSYYSDQPKDSSLWTTERFVEEVEQVRKAINADKDNFYVLGNSWGGILAMEYALKYQKNLKGLLISNMMASAPEYGKYADEVLAKQMKPKILAEIRALEAKKDFSNPRYMELLLPNFYKEHLCRLKEWPDGLNRASKHVNGEIYTMMQGPSEFGISGRLAKWDIKNRLHEITIPTLMIGAKYDTMDPKAMEEQSKLVKKGRYLYCPNGSHLAMWDDQKVFMNGVIQFIHDVDDQKI